From the genome of Podarcis muralis chromosome 3, rPodMur119.hap1.1, whole genome shotgun sequence:
GAATAAGCTTTCCCTCTAGTGTTGGGATACATTTCCCAGCCTTATAAATGTAACCAAATCAGGTTTGTATACATTGGGTTTGACTTTTGAGCAAACTCAGCCCCAATCTATTTACAGCTTTGTCAACGTGGAACTATAAATAATGAACAGCTATTGTCTGAAATGTACTCACCTCCCTCTGCCTCCCTGTAGAGTATTCTTGTGCAGGCAGAGAAGAATATAGCAACACACAGTGCTAGTACTGTAGTTGTACAACAGCTGGGTAATATGCAGGAGATCAAAGCTGCAGAGGTCCACAAACCCCTTAAGCATAGTAGGCTAACCGAAGGCAGAGGACTAACCAGCAGAAATTGTGGAAGTTCTCCCACTTGGAGCAATGTGCATCAAGTACTACAGTACATATTTTTCTTTCGAGAATGGATCTGGCCTCCAGAAAAGCAGACAAGTCACCAGCTCCCAACTCCTGACACTCAACAGAAAAAGGTCAGTGCTAAGTATTGCAGAGGGCAGCATTAGTGTACAGGGAACACTGCAGTAGCAGATCTGCAGGATTATTCGCACAGGTAACTAACTAATTGTGGAGAGGGACTGCAACCGTGCattgcagtcctatgcatgttgatTCAGTGGCCCCAccgtgttcaatggggcttagtcaCAGGAAAGGGCACATAGGCTTGCCAAAAGTATTTTAACACCCTCACTTTCAATGAGAGAGAGGCATCAACATTTACGCACAATCCTGTCATCACAAAACCAGTTGCAGTTTAAGGCCCTGGGTgcatctttgttttaaaaagtcacacacaaacaccctacGGTGTGTACTCTAAACATCTGTGGAAACTTTGTTCCCTTGCCCAAATCTATGCCGCTTTATTTCATTTCTCACTTGATTATGGGCTCTCTCTTTTAGGGTACCAATCCAAGGCTCAAATCCTATCcacacttacctaggagcaagtcccattggggCTTCCTTCTAGTAGACAtgtctaggattgcactgtgaactTTGCTTCTATTGAAACTGTGGGTGATGGTTAAAACTAGATTACCTGCAGGCTCTTTCCATCCCGTAGTTGCTGGGCTCCCATCAGCCATGACCAGTGGTCAAGTTTGCTAAGAGTTCTAACCTAACCACATCTGGAAAGCAtgacattggctatccctgttgGAGAGGGGGAAGGCATGCAAGGACCTCAATATAAAAACCCTTTAGACTCCCTGAATCAGAACATAAAAATGACCCCACTGGATTGAGCCAAAAGCTCATCTAATCCAGATATCTGTTCTTACAATGGCCAGTCAGAAGCATATGGGATGTCAACATGCAGGATATGACCACAGTAGCACCCTCTCAACTTACAGTTACCACCATCTGGTATTCTGAGACACCTTGTCTCCATCCCTGAAGGTAgaccattgagagccagtgtggtgcactggccagagcattggactaggatctgggagaacagggttcaaatccccactcactagatgaccttgggctagtcactgtctctcagcctaaccaatctCAGAGTTGTTGTGGAGGttaatggaggagggagggaatcgCTCACAGTTTGAGCTCCTTGTGGGCAATAAAGAAACAATAATAGCCTCATTCTTCATTAAAGCATCCTCCCACAGCCTCTTCAAACCATTAAGTGGAATggggtggatcctaaaaaggtaAAGACATTGAGCTGGTTTCTCtctgctcctcttccttccctgtaATTGTAGCACTGGTTGTATGGCCGGCCACCAAGGAAGAGCTACAGCGTTCAGCATGAAACTCAACCCTCACTCCTTCCCTGCTTGGTCCAATAATCCAACACAGAATGACACCCTTGAAGATCATACTAATTAAACTGGAGTAAATACCACCACTTGGCTCTGTACTCTCACAGTCATTAACACAAATTAGAACCTCTACTTCACCCATGAGCATCCACTAAAAGCAGGAAAGGAAGGGTAGaattacaccccccccctttaaaagcaaaacaccaGTAACTATAGGGTGGTTGATGGTGTTAAAGAGGGTTGAACAAAGGTTAAATAGAAAGTCCCACGGAGTTTGAACCCGGGCTTAGTCACAGATGATTTGAGCATAGGATGACAGCCATACAGTGCATATTTGcatatgcttactcagaagtaagtcccactgtgttcaatgagaCTATGCACACTTCAGAGCAAATCCCAGTGAGCTCAATGggggtttactcctgagtaaacgcACCATGCCCAGAACCACTGTTAAATCACCTtggaggaaaaaaccacacacacaccttgagtCAACCATCAAACCCTAAGAAATCAGCTAAGATAACCAAGGACTCCAGCATTTGCTtatcaataataaaataagtatatatatataaaaatctcaGCCACTCTTCTTATGGATTAAAGTCATGaacgctttttttaaaaaaagggggagaaaaatcAATTTGAAATTTTATTAAGCACGCTGGGAGCTACGATCAACATCGATAGCCAGGAGTGACTTTGTCCGCATACTTTTGCTAACTGCATcgctcctccctcccaccccccgcccGCTTTTCCGCCCCGCATCCTCGTCTTCGATAGATATCACTAGTGTGATCGTGTTAGTCGGAGGCGATCCGAGCACTGGCCAATGAGAGGAGGAGCGGCGCTGGTTTCGCTTGGAATGTTGCCATGGTTTTTCCCCTCGATGGAACAGAACGGAAAGGGAAAGTGGGGCgggggagagcgagagagaaagagggcgGCCACCCACGTGGCGGGGGGACGAGTCCGGGTGGGGCACGCCGGCCGGACCAGAGCTGGCCTCTCCCTGCTGTGATCCCCCCCCCAGGCACCCCCCCTTTTCACTCTTTGCCATCCACGATGGCCAGCTCTTTGATCACTCTCAGTTTGCCGCTGGCGTCGATCCTGCGCTTCTCCCTGATTAGGTCCTCGAGGCTCTGGAAGCGCAACGTGTGCACCTGGTTGTCGGCCAGGTGGATCTTGAGATAGTACTGCTGCTCCCGGGGCTGGGAGCCCGAGGGCGGCGGGAGCTCGCCGCCGGCTTTGAACTCCCGTTTGCCGAAGCGGCACCAGGCGGCGAAGCTCTCCGAGTTCGTCCAGCAGATCTCGTGGCTCTTTAAGCCCAGGTGGCCGCAGGCGTTCTGCACCACCAGCTCCGCCACCAGGGGGCGGTAGCGGTACCAGCTACTCACCACCCGGCCCACGTTGCCAGCGGCCGCCTCGTACAAGCTGTCCTGGCGAATCTGGCCCTGGTGCAAGTGGATGATCTGCCCGCTGCCCACATAGACTGCCCAGTGtggcggaggaggagggtggTCGGACGGCCCCAGGTACAGCAGCTCCAGCAGGTCGCCCGGCTTGCACAAGGCAGGCAGGGCCGCCACCGGGTAGACGCTCAAATCCCCAGCCTGGGGGTCTCCGCTCACCTTGGAGAAGATGCATTCCTGGCCGCGGAAGGCGGAGAACTGGGTCTCGCTCAGCACCAGCTgcggagggtggtggtggtggtggtgatggtggtggggatggtggtggtgggtgggggtcTCTTGGACGGGGCTGCTGGAGCCTTTCACGCTGTACTTGTCCGGCTGCCCTCCTCGCTCGTCCAGGTCCTCTTCCTCATCCGAGAAGAAGTAAGCCACCCCGACGCGCAGCTCGTCCTTCTCGATGCCAGAGGGGTCCCCGGTCGGCAGCTCGCTGTAATTCAGGTGCGTGATGCGATCCAGTTGATTTCCCATCAATGACAGGGCGAGGCGAGAGCAAGAATCGCCGGAtctgagggaaagagagagagggaaagagaggagtGAGAAAGAAGAGTCCGCGCAAGCAGCCCGCGCAGCAAAACGTCAGGCGCGCACGCCGAAAGGGATCAGGCGAGGTGGCTTCTCCTCCGCGCCTCTGCTTCGTAGAGGAGAGACGCCGCTCCCTTTCTCTCGCTTCGCTTTTCCCTAACACACCCACCCGCCTGCCTGCTTCAGCCGCTGCAGGCCTCTCGGAGCGCGCACGAGCCGCTCCCGGGCCCCCCGAGGTGGCTCGCAGCAGCTACCCCGCTGCCTGGGCTACCCCGCAGCCTCCAGCCGCGCGCTCGATCCTACGGATCCCCCGCGGCGGTGCGCAAAGGCAGCGCTGCTCGGGACAGCGATCGTAGAAGGAACAGCCAGGCGGGGAGTGCAGGGCTCGGAGAGTTGCTTCCCCTTTGTCTCCGGCGCTTCTTTCCCCGCCTCTCGCTTCACTCCTCCGAGGAAGCTTGGCAGTCTTCTCGCTTCCAGTTGCAACAATGTGCCGCTCCGGAGCGGGAGAGGCAGTGGCGCTGCCCTTTTCCCCCTTGACCCCAAGCGATGCCTCGGCCGTGACCTTCCAAGCAGCTTAGCCCCGACGGGGCGGATGCTGGggaggaaaaataaagaaaaaagaaatccgtCCGTCTGCGGTGCTCGCCCTCTGCATACCCGGAATCGCCCAGATCCTGCCAAAGCCCCCGAACTCCTTTAAAGTCCTCTGTTCGCCATGGCGGCAGCCGCTGCGGACGACGAGGAGTCGCGCCAGGTCTTCCTCCTCCTGGGCACCCGCCGTCCAAGGGTCCCGACTGGCATGCGCGCCCGCTCTCCCTCCTGCGCCCTTTCCCCTGCCCGGTCCTTCTCGGCTCTGGTCTCCCTTCGGCAGCACCGGCGAGTCTAAAGTAGCAGCTGCTCCGGATAGCAAGGCCCGCCCTTGGCCGTGCTCATTGGCTGCTAGGCTCCGCGCGTGGAAAAGTCGAGCCATCCTCCGGAGTGTCAATCATCCACGCGGCAGGGTGGGATGCCAGACGCCCGCCGTCTGCTCgccttctgcagcagcagcagcagcaaagccccTGGCTGCCCGCCTGGATCTTTGCGCGCCCGGCTAGGGAGGTGAGGGGCTGGCGGGCCTAGTGGTGGCAGCGGCGTGTGGCGAGCCGCTTGTGCTGAGAAGGGAAGCCCCagcctccgccccgcccccctcgcCCCTACGCGGTATCCTACTAAATAATGGATCTGCGCAATGTCACGACTTGCAGACGCTTGGTTATCAGCCGTTGTGATTTTCCTCCCTCTTTATCATCAATGCTTAGATTTGGGGAATAGAGGATCTTTTTCTATGAAACACCTGACACAAAAATCCAAACCCTCAACCAGCTGTTAAATCGGCAAAGGGAAAGCTAATTCCCGATGTGCGTttgccaaaatgtgtacattaaattTAAATGAatgcttctttgggaggaagtaAGACGTTTATTGCCCCCATGAGAAAAGCTGTTGGGGGCTTCCTAGAAAGTGTGTCAGAGGTTAGGGGGTTGTAAACCCCAATTGCTGCAGAGACGGCATCCTGGTGCCAGTTCATCAGAAGAATGTGAGAACCGGACGATAAGGGTTATAACCCTGGTACATCTCATGCCATTGCAGAATTCTGTTGGTGTACTTCTGGCAATTGTGTTGTATCCACAGTTTTCAGAGGATAAACAATGGAGACTGGGGATCACAGTTTTGCCCCATTGAATGAGGCAGGGTTGACATATATTTGCTCAGTTACTGTGGGGAAATCTCTCTGAGGAAGGGAACAGTGGCACTGAGCCCTAGCACATGCTGGCTTCCTCATTCGCTTCTGCGGAGAGTCTTCTTGGGCAGCCATAGCTTAGTGGGGACGCCCATGCTTTGCTGAGATGCTCCAGGTTCCCTCCATGGAATCTCCAGAGATGGGGAATACTCCTATCTGAAACCTACAGAGTCACTGTCAGTCAGAATAGGTAATGCTGAGCTGTGTAGGAAGCCTTGTCAACTTCTGCTGATCCTTTGACCTGAACTTTCAGTCCTCACCTAAACCAAAGTTGCATCTGCTCACATCCAGCCTCCGCTGTCCTTAACCGTCGCTTCCCTGCTTGTTTGTCTCTGCTTGCTTGCCACCGTATTTCTGTTGTAAGCTTCTTGGGGCAGGGACCATATTGCACCAGGTACATTGGTTGCACAATAAAAAAAATGGTATCAACATGTGCCCATCTGCTGGGCCTGTAAGGGATCTGTGCATTACACCATGTGCTTTGTGGAACAGCCTTGAAGACCTCTTGGTGAGGCGATTCCCATGTCGGTGGACTGCCTGTGGCTGCGATCTTCACACTGCTTTCTTTGGAtcaccctctctctccctttgaaaCAGATTAAGCTTCCCTATGGGGTCAAATCCTTTGAGGACCTGGGCATGTGTGGCGCCTCATTTTGCAATTAGTTCCATGTGTCAATTGTTCTCTCTCTCGTGGCTTTCAGTGGATGGAATGCCTTTGTATGTACTGCTGGCATCTCATCAGGCACTTGCTTCGTTTAGATTACTGTTTTAATTAACTCCGGAACACAAGTGCTGTCGGTTCATCCCTGGCACCCAGAGCTGCCAGATAAACAGGCTGCGTTTCAGTGTTAGAGAGGTTCAAGGTGCGTGCCTATCGCCGCTGAGACAAATGGGCTGCTTAGATTTTGGCTCCCGTGCGGCCCTCGTTCTCCTCCCATCCCACTGAGCGACTGTTTACTTGGCTTCCCAACTGCAGCCGCCTTCCCAAGATGCGGCACCCACGAGCTGCTAATTAAAAGCAGCGCTCTTGTAACCCTAGAAAGAACATCTGACGACAatagaaggacacattctgcCTGCTATCTGCTTGTTCTGTTTAGATCACAAAGGAGTGAGGAGGAGTATATAAAACAGGCCCATGAGGTGACTTGCCCAGCCTGCCACTACCCAGCTAAAACCTAAGCATGGAATTGGAATAAAGAGAGATCTAGCATGTGCCCAAgttccccattcacttcaatggaagATTGTTTCAAGTTAGTGGCTATCCTGTGCCCATTTCTTTGGGAGAAAGCTCtattgggttgtagccaatgttggttatactcagagtaaacctattggtgggatagctcagccagtacctcatgagactcttaatctcagggttgtgggttcgggtcccacgttgggcaaaagagtccagtgttgcaggggttggattggatgaccctcacgctcccttccaactctaagaatGAATGGACATTACTAACTCAGGTTGAAATTACggtaattgaaattaatggacttgacTAACTATAGTTGCATACAATCCTTTGAATGCTAATGgggttacttttgagtaggcaaaCAGGTGTGCCTttcaagactgcaatcctatacacattgaCCCTAGAGTAAATCCTATTGCACTGAAGAGGGCTtgttttagagcagacgtgcatAGGGTCACATtgccagggtctttcccagccatagTCACTGTTGTAGTGATAGGTTTGTCTTCACAGCCGCTCTTAATATACAAAGTGAACTGCTGTCAGGTAGACTCAGACTTtatagctgtacagtggtacctcaggttaagtacttaattcattccggaggtccgttcttaacctgaaactgttctaaacctgaagcaccactttagctaatggggcctcctgctgctgccgtgctgccggagcacgatttctgttctcatcctgaagcaaagttcttaacccaaggtactatttctgggttagcagagtctgtaacctgaagtgtatgtaacctgaagcgtatgtaacccgaggtaccactgtaatagtttgTGGGTGGTTTTGAGGGCTGGAAATGATTAGCCAAATCCTATGGGGCTGTAAAAGAATCTCAGGCCTTATAAATGGAAAAGTGAAATAAGATTTAATGTACACCTGAGGATAGGTTGTTTGCTTTCCCCTTAGGATTCAGTACCCACAAACACACCTACTTGCAGTTAGTcttatctgttttatttatttatttatttattgcaattatttcccaccttttccccaagcGACTCAAGGCGTCGTCTGTGTTCTCCACCACTCACTATTTTATTCTCCCCAAATCCCTGCATGGCATTCAGCTGAGTTTTACTCAGCCATTGGAATGAATGCAATCTAACCTTGTCATGTTCGTTAATTTCCACCGTCTATGTTgtgtaaaacttagctgaacgCCGCCTTCCTGTGAGGTCAGTTAGGTTGGGAGACAGTTACTGGTCCAAGAGAACTTCATGGGTgagccaggatttgaacccgggtctcccggGTCAGTTACCAGCTCCATccggtacgcaggctgagaccctacctgcccgcgagaGTCTCGcgagagtagtgcatgctctggttatcacttgcttggattactgcaatgcactctacgtgggactacctttgaaggtgacccagaaactacaactaatagagaatgtggcagctagactggtgaccgagAGTGACCTCCGGGACCATATAActccggtcctaaaggatcttcactggctcccagtaagtttccaagcagaattcaaagtgttggtgatgaccttcaaagccctaaaaggccttggcccagtatacctgaaggagtatcgccacccccatcattcagtccagACACCTCCTCCTAGGGTCTTCTGCtagttcctcactgtgagaagcgaagttctAGGGAACCAgacggagggccttcttggtagtggcaccctctctgtggaacacgcttcagatgtcaaggagataaagaactgcacaacatttagaagacatctgaaggcagccctgtttcagaaagtttttaatgcttggcattttattgtttttatattttcctggaagccgcccaaagtggctgggaaaacccagccaggagggtggggtaataataataataataataataataataataataataataataataataataataataatggcttctGTGGCAGGGTTTCTAAGGTGTGCTGGTTATGTCTGCAAGTGCCCCACTATGCCTTGGATCACACTGAATCATCAAATGGGTACCCCTTGTCCTCCAAGGCTTCCATTGCAAGGTGAAAGTACATTCTTTGGATCAGGATTCAAAGTTGCCAGTGTCAAAGCTAAGCACATCCTTTACAGAAACAAGAAACCATGTTCTACCGCCACTGTCAGACTGCCTCtcaataccacttgctgggaattgcaggtgggcaaagTGCTGTcatactcatgtcctgcttgtggggtccttcggcatccggttggccactgtgagaaaaggatgtcgGACTAGGTGGGTGACTGGTCTGATCCACAGCCTTGTCTTATCTTCGTGGTGAATTGGAAGTGTGGGGTGGGTAGCATGAGTTTAATTCAAAAATAGATAAATCAGTAAATAGTGGCGTGCTTTGAAGGTTTGGCACATTTCCAGACGCAAGAGTCTTACTGGTGAGATGCTGCACATTGAATAGAATCTAAGAGTTGGAGTTCATTGTGTCCAGCCACTGCTCAATGCAggatctgcagtgcaggaaacaaCTACAGCGTCCCTGAAAAACAGCTGCTCACCTTCTGCTTAGATGCCTCCGGTGCTTCATTCTGATGTGACGTCTTCCCCAATTTTTCCATAACTGTATTCTCCATGACTTAAGATGTTGCATAGAGGAAGAGCAGATAGTAAAATGATTTGCACTGGAATGTATTCCTGAATTATAAATTAATCTTCTTATTACCTGAAAATGTTATTTCAGGGTCTTGCCATGACACCTGTGGCAAAAGCTGAAGTGAGATGTTGCTTGTCTCTCGTTTTCTGTGGCCACCAGTCCTGCCGATCATTAATCCAATTCTGTTCCCAAGACGCATTAGCACTCCTGCCTTCTTTACTTTCTACACCCACATCTCACATGTGCAGGTTATACTTCCCACGTTGATTGATAATCGAAATGGAGATCACACAGCACGCTTTACTAAACAGCTACAAGCAAAAACAAActgaaatatattcattttttttcttttctcccaggAGAGAGGATACTGTGAAGAAAGCCACGTCAAAAGGAAGACAATAGATGTAAGGAGAAAGGGGTGCAACTTCATTTCAGCTCTCTGTTATCCACCGTGTCTCCCACATAATTTTGATTGCTCAGAAACATATCAGAaccttcccccccacctccagaaGTTGCAGGAACTCACACCAACTCCAGATCCAGGCCAATGTTTCAGCCCTCTTCCCACTGGACTGCAGTAGCATAGCCCTGTGTTAATAACTAGCAAACATGGCATCCTATTGacttaagaagagaagaagagtttggatttgatatcctgttttatcactacccaaaggagtctcaaagtggctaacactctcctttcccttcctcccccacaacaaacacaatgTGACATGAGTGGGGCtgaagagacttcaaagaagtgtgactagcccaaggtcacccagcagctgcatgcagaggagcggagatgcgaacccggttcaccagattacgagtctgccactcttaaccactacaccacactggctcttaagccCTTCTCGTGCACAGATTCCTATAGAACAGACCACCAGCAGATATTTCTCAAGAGTAAGCTGGTCTTTCATTAGGGAAATCCAAGATTCCCTACTCTGACCTTTTGTATGGTGGGCTTTCTTTAAAATAGTGTCTCATTTAGTATGGTAGTATTTCTTTACTGCCCCAAATCTGAGACTTTTACTTACAATGAGTTTCCAGATCTTCCCAAATCAGGGCGTATTCAGAAGAACGGTTTACCAGCTGAAACCTTCAGGGGAGAGTCACCTTGCAATGACTTTGCTATatggaaaataaagaagaaaattggATAGAATTATGTAATGGTAGTGCCCTGGTTCTCAGTATTATTTCAAGAAGACATATGGAGTGGGCAAGGAATACCAATAACGGGGGAATATGTCATATTTTTGCAATGTGATAACTGTAAACTATTTTCAAATAATCATACTTTTTAGCAGAAGAGAACAGGACAAAAATCATTTCAGGGTTTCCCCAAGACTTCCCCACAAACCCATGCATGCATATACCATCTGCTGATTCATCACAAATTATTAGAATGCTGGCTGgcattattaaaattatttttgcttTGAAGAAAAAAATCCCAGTGTAAATTCTGGTTGAATGGATTTTGTTTAATCTTTGACCTCTGTTTTCACTCAAAATACAGATAAACTTCACATTCTTATTGGCATGGAACTGGAGAGGCCGAAGGGCATAAACAGGAGCAGTTTAATGAATTTCTATCACTCTAAGaagcctgctttttaaaaaataaaagaacaacaataatatattggTAAGAAGGTTTAAAACTATGATAATCAGGCCACATCACAAGAATATAGACTTGTAAAACATTACCAGCAACAGAAGGCTTTCCAaaccatctttaaaaaaaaaattgccctgGAGAGCCCCACATTTTTGGGGTACCATTCAGTGTGACTATTACTCATTTTCTCGGCAGACACTCTGTCATGTTCCAAGCCTGCTTGCCTCATCTTTTCTCAACTTGCAAGGAGAGTGATTTCACTTGGGTGTGTCGGCAACGCTGTTGAATATCCACATTGGTTTTGCAATGCCAGAGCACGCTTCGAAATCTTCCTGAACCTTCAGATTGGCTCAGCCATAAGGAGTGAATGCTAATTTATGGGAAGGTATGGACTAACCAGGAAATCAGGTCACAGGTACATGTCAAAGTTGGCAGGTGACAGTGGGGGGAGGAAAACCTGTGTTGCACCAGGAGATCAGGAGATCTTGGTTGCTGTTTAaattggggaaggggaagaaaaccTCCTCCCTATTTTAAAACCAGCTAGAAAAGTGTTGCTGGCTGCCGAGAAAATGATTCGTAGGAGGCTGCAACAGGGCGCTGCTGCACTGGGGGACTGTATCTGCATAAACATGCCTCGACAGAGCAGGGTTTGCTCCTGCCCGCTTTGGATATTTTGTAAACGAACAGAGAACAGATCGTTCtgtctggggttgttgttgtttttttaatccaatGTAAATCCTTAATACTCCTTTTGTCCTTGCTTGGAAACTTGACAGCAAAGCTTACCCTGGGGCTCCCTACCACTTGTGGAAATGCAAGGCATGAAACATTAGAcaagaatgaatgaaagaaagaggaacctgctggatcagcctgGTGGCCCAACCACTCCAGTGCCTTGTTATCACAGTCgccaaccagatgtcaaagggaagcTGGGGATGGAAGTATCTGTCAGCCTCAGTTTTCCCcctttctcatttccccagtcttcaaccaagtccagttctccacatttctgagagccagcgtggtgtagtggttaagagcggtggtcacgtaatctggggaaccgggttcgcgtctccgctcctccacatgcagctgctgggtgaccttgggccagtcacacttctttgaagtc
Proteins encoded in this window:
- the LRATD1 gene encoding protein LRATD1 — encoded protein: MGNQLDRITHLNYSELPTGDPSGIEKDELRVGVAYFFSDEEEDLDERGGQPDKYSVKGSSSPVQETPTHHHHPHHHHHHHHHPPQLVLSETQFSAFRGQECIFSKVSGDPQAGDLSVYPVAALPALCKPGDLLELLYLGPSDHPPPPPHWAVYVGSGQIIHLHQGQIRQDSLYEAAAGNVGRVVSSWYRYRPLVAELVVQNACGHLGLKSHEICWTNSESFAAWCRFGKREFKAGGELPPPSGSQPREQQYYLKIHLADNQVHTLRFQSLEDLIREKRRIDASGKLRVIKELAIVDGKE